TGAAGATTTACAAAGAGTTATAGTAGATCATCACGCTCTGCCTTtgtttaacatatatatgtgtccaGTTTTAACAGGTtagagataaaaaaaaccctaatGAAGAACATATCACAATATCAAActcccaaaaagaaaaaaaaacagaagaaaagaaaaagaaagccaCCCCCGGACGGAAAACGAAGATCCAAATATAGAGCAGGCCCGTATAATCAGAAGgaaaccaaaaaagaaaaaaaataggagaATTAAACGAGCAAGATATATCGTCGACGAGGCCCATCGCGTgcgcttcccctcccctctcgcctcccCAAATTCGCGTTCGCCACCGTCGCGTCCCCCCTCGCCTCTGCCTCGCCGGAACCCTAgggagatcgccggagcacgGCGCTGGctcacgggcggcggcggagatgaacTCGCAGAAGAAGCGCAGCCCCAAGATCGAGCCCTTCCGGCACCGCGTGGATGCGGACCCAAAGTCCTTCGACAAATCGTGGAAGAAGCTCGAGGACGCCATCCGCGAGATTTACAACCACAACGCCAGCGGCCTCTCCTTCGAGGAGCTGTACAGGTTGATAGATCTACGCCGCATCCCCTGCCtgatttttttctgttttatgCTAGGTTGATTTTGGCGCGGCGTCCCATGTGGGGGGCGGGGGATACGGGGAATCGAGTTTTGTATGAAACGCCAGCTCGATTAGTAGATTTAGTTTCTCACACTGTCATCGTTGgagtcatttttttttccttaggtTTTGCTGTATGATCATCTATGTATATAGATTGGATATTAGGCGATGTGCAGGGAGTTTCAAACGATTTTAATCGATCGGATATATGCTACATGCATGCCTATTAGGTAGTTCTGTGTATGCTACATGCATGCCTACATGCAGTACATATGTCGGAATTTGCAACCCTAGTTTCATGATTTGCATCCATTGTACAGTAGAGAAAAGGAATTCCCTTATTTATGATCGATAATAGTGGTTCTCTGGAAATTGTAACGCTTTGGGGTCATGGGCTGTGGTGTAGTGATATTATCCGACATATGTACTGCACAGTGCACATGCCGTCTATTTCATGAAGGCCACATCTATGTATTACCCTATGGTAGGATTTTGTTCCCTCTCTTAAGCTTCAATGGATTCGAAATTTTCTTTAAGCCTGAAATATTGAATATAAGTCGGTCATATCTGCTTTGCTCCTATGATGTTTCTAGAATAGTGCTGGATAATTTTGTCTCCTCATAAGTTATTCTGGGTTGGAAGTTTGATACCCTTTGCATATGCCCTTTTAATCAATATGATATTTTATAGCTTAAAGGTAATCTATTTACTCTCTACTAGTGAGCATGCTGGTTAATCATTATTTCAAAACATATTTCATTGTTTTCTATATGCTACATTTCATCGTGGTGTTGTACGCATATGTGTCCTTATCTTAACAAACACTATCTTACCTGGTTTTAACCATCATAATCTACCCATTTATTATTGTGTAACTACTTAGCAAGTAGAAATAATAGTAACCActagaaaaggaaaaatttgCTATACTTAATAATGTTTCATATTCTAAAGATTTTCCCACTCTGCTAAAGATTTTCCCTGCCAAAATATAGTATTATTGTAGATTTATTAATTCATTAGTTTTGGTTGAGATAAGACATAGTGAGGTCCTTTCTTTTGAGAGTTTGGTGTATATATTCAAGGAACTTGATCTTCCTGGCAGTGCATTGTAGTGCTCTCTTTACCTGCGTAAGTTACAGCTGATAAAAATATCCCTTCTTTGTTTGGTCCTCTTCATTTTATTAGACACCAAAGACCAAAGATAGAAATTAGCTGATAAGCACCTTTCATGCATTGCTCTTGTTGGCCTTTTGTTTTGCAAGCTTAGGAAGTTAGGGGGACTCCACATTGTTCTGCTATATCCTCTTAATTAATAGTGTATGGCATGCAGCAGCACTTTTGCAATAATACTTTTTTTCGATTTCCATATGTTCCTCATTTACTGGTTATTATTGCTATTTCCAATTTAATAAGTACTCCAGGCTTGATATATAATTATAGACAAGTAATATTAATATAATATAACTCAATTTCAAAATTAATACAGTTAACTTTGTAGTTCCCTTCAATTATAGCTTTCCATTCCTGCAAGCTAAATTGTTGTCTGCTACATCCATCATCTGTTATCACTGCTATGCTTTCACGACATGGAGTAAAAACATTGTTTGAAAGCTTAGTATCATCTATGTGATAGTGCGGGTGACATTGTGTGTTTATTATTTGGGAGCTCTGCACATATAATAATATTAGCTAGATGTTGTATAAGGGTTACGAGAAAACTCCTCTATTTTAGTTTCTTCACTTAATTCTATATCATAATACTCCTTTTGTGTGATCAGGACTGCTTATAACTTGGTTCTTCACAAGCATGGTCTGAAGCTATATGATAAACTCACAGAGAATTTAAAAGGACACCTGAAAGAAATGTGCAGATCAATAGAGGATGCCCAAGGTAGTTTGTTTCTGGAGGAACTGCAGAGAAGATGGGCTGATCACAATAAGGCACTACAAATGATCAGAGATATACTCATGTATATGGATAGGACATTTATTGCAACTAACAAAAAGACACCTGTCTTTGACCTTGGTCTAGAGTTGTGGAGAGATATCGTTGTCCGCACTCCCAAAATTCATGGGAGGTTGCTTGACACACTCCTTGAACTCATTCATAGAGAGAGGATGGGTGAGATGATAAACAGAGGTCTGATGAGGAGTACCACCAAAATGTTGATGGATCTAGGGTCTTCTGTCTATCATGATGACTTTGAGAAGCCATTCCTTGAGGTATCCGCAAGTTTCTATAGTGGTGAGTCACAACAGTTCATTGAGTGCTGTGATTGTGGCGAATATCTCAAGAAAGCTGAGAGACGGCTTGCTGAAGAGTTGGAGCGTGTTTCTCAGTATATGGATGCCAAAACCGCAGACAAAATAACTAGTGTTGTGGACACTGAGATGCTTGCAAATCACATGCAGCGGTTGATTCTTATGGAGAATTCTGGTCTTGTGAATATGCTTGTTGATGACAAACATGAAGACCTTAGCAGGATGTACAACTTGTTTAAACGTGTTCCTGATGGGCATTCAACAATTAGATCTGTGATGGCCTCTCATGTTAAGGAAAGTGGAAAGGCATTGGTATCTGACCCAGAGAAGATAAAGGACCCTGTTGAGTTTGTCCAGCGTCTTCTAAATGAGAAAGACAAGTATGATGAGATCATAAGTATTTCATTCAGCAATGACAAGGCTTTCCAAAATGCTCTGAATTCCTCCTTCGAGAATTTCATCAACTTGAACAACCGATCTCCTGAATTCATTTCGCTGTTTGTTGATGACAAGCTCCGGAAAGGGGTGAAAGGGGCCAATGAAGAGGATGTTGAAACTGTCTTGGACAAGGTGATGATGCTCTTCAGATATTTGCAGGAGAAAGATGTTTTTGAGAAATATTACAAGCAACACTTGGCCAAACGTCTTCTATCTGGGAAAACTACTTCTGATGAAGCTGAGAGGAGTATGCTTGTGAAGCTGAAGACGGAATGTGGCTACCAGTttacgtcaaaattggaaggcATGTTCAATGATCTGAAGACATCGCATGATACTATGCAAAGTTTTTATGCTAATCTCTCTGGTGATACTGATAGCCCAACAATATCAGTCCAGATACTCACCACTGGGTCTTGGCCAACACAGCCATGTACCCCCTGCAAACTTCCACCTGAAATTGTTGATATATCTGAGAAATTCCGGGCATTCTACCTTGGCACCCACAATGGCAGGAGATTGACATGGCAAACAAACATGGGGAATGCAGATATCAAAGCAACGTTCGGAGGCCGCAGGCATGAGTTGAATGTCTCGACATATCAGATGTGTGTCCTGATGCTGTTTAATTCAGCAGATGGCTTGACTTACGGTGACATTGAGCAGGCCACAGGTATACCACATGCTGATCTGAAACGCTGCCTCCAGTCTCTTGCTTGTGTTAAGGGTAAGAATGTGCTGCGGAAGGAACCCATGAGCAAGGATATATCTGAAGATGACACTTTCTACTACAATGACAAGTTCACAAGCAAGTTGGTCAAGGTGAAGATTGGCACCGTGGTTGCTCAGAAAGAAACAGAACCAGAGAAGTTGGAAACTCGCCAGAGAGTTGAGGAAGA
This window of the Oryza sativa Japonica Group chromosome 4, ASM3414082v1 genome carries:
- the LOC4337175 gene encoding cullin-3B is translated as MNSQKKRSPKIEPFRHRVDADPKSFDKSWKKLEDAIREIYNHNASGLSFEELYRTAYNLVLHKHGLKLYDKLTENLKGHLKEMCRSIEDAQGSLFLEELQRRWADHNKALQMIRDILMYMDRTFIATNKKTPVFDLGLELWRDIVVRTPKIHGRLLDTLLELIHRERMGEMINRGLMRSTTKMLMDLGSSVYHDDFEKPFLEVSASFYSGESQQFIECCDCGEYLKKAERRLAEELERVSQYMDAKTADKITSVVDTEMLANHMQRLILMENSGLVNMLVDDKHEDLSRMYNLFKRVPDGHSTIRSVMASHVKESGKALVSDPEKIKDPVEFVQRLLNEKDKYDEIISISFSNDKAFQNALNSSFENFINLNNRSPEFISLFVDDKLRKGVKGANEEDVETVLDKVMMLFRYLQEKDVFEKYYKQHLAKRLLSGKTTSDEAERSMLVKLKTECGYQFTSKLEGMFNDLKTSHDTMQSFYANLSGDTDSPTISVQILTTGSWPTQPCTPCKLPPEIVDISEKFRAFYLGTHNGRRLTWQTNMGNADIKATFGGRRHELNVSTYQMCVLMLFNSADGLTYGDIEQATGIPHADLKRCLQSLACVKGKNVLRKEPMSKDISEDDTFYYNDKFTSKLVKVKIGTVVAQKETEPEKLETRQRVEEDRKPQIEAAIVRIMKSRRVLDHNSIITEVTKQLQSRFLPNPVVIKKRIESLIEREFLERDKVDRKMYRYLA